CGGCGGCAACGACCTGCACAGCGTCATCCATGCAAATGCAGGCATCCATCTGCTCATCCGTGAGTGGAGCCTCCTCGACGGTTGAAAAATACTCCTGAAGTTTGATCTTTTGATCGACCAGAAACTTCTCGTTGTGCGCTGCGAATTCAGCGAGCAATGCTTTGAGTTTCCACGACCTATTGAGATTCGAATGGACGGTTCCAGTGTCAAACCCGGGTAGTGGAAAGCCCGCCATGATCCGATGAGCCGTACTTTGCGGAATCCACCGTGAGCGATCAACGCTCGGTTCCCATCGCGCGCGCCAGAGCTTCTGCTCGTTGTCCTGTTTCTGGCGCCACTCGGCTTCGTTGAAGCGTACAGGTTGAAATCCGCCAGATGACGAGCGCTTGCTGTCTAAGCCAAAAAGGCCGTCGGCAACGACTGCAGCAGCCGCAAGGACAAGCCACTCAATCACAATTCCGTCCAGACGAATTTAGAGCCCGTCACGCGCGAAGATCATCGAGAAATTCCGATCCCGGGCGGACGGCGCTAACCATCAACCCATCGCGTGCCCGGGTGCAAGCCACGTAAAGCAGATGTCGTTCGGTATCGTATGCGGTGGCAAGGTCGGCGTCGTCACCAACGGCTCGTAAGCGTTCCGGATCAGGCAGGGCATCTTCGTCGCAAGCCATTACAGCTACGGATTTGAATTCAAGTCCCTTGACATCGTGCATCAACGCGATGACCGGTGAAGCCGCGTTGCGCGGGTCGAAGCCAGCCATTGAGATCGCCGCTCGTGCCCTTTTTAGCTGGGCATTTCCGCGAACAAGGACAGCGACTTCCGATGCCATTGCGCCCGTGGTGCAGGCGGTCTCGATGAACTTTGCAACGCCTGCAATTTCCGCTTCTTGGTCCGCGAACAGAGACACGCTCGGCACCGGCCCATCGAACACCGAGACAGTACCCCTGCGGCCGTCTTCGACACCGTCCATGTCGGCAATAGTCGCCGGCAGCAGGCGGTCAGCGGAAACGCGGATCTGGTGTGAAGTGCGATAACAAACCTTGAGGCAGTGGCTACGCCCGCGGACATCAATCCCGAGCTTCGCCCAGGAAAACGGCAGATGAAAGATGCGCTGCCCGAGATCGCCGGCAAAGAACAGCGCTTCGCTGCGGCCCTCTCCAGCCTTCGCCAGGAAGCGTGCTTGCGGCACAGTCAGGTCCTGCGCCTCATCGACAACGATATGTGTGAACGGCAGCTTCCCGATCGCCGCGGTGCTCAATTGCCCGTAGATCTCCGGCCAGGTTGTCAACTTGCGCTGCGCCAAACGTTCACGCACGAAATCGAACACCGCCCAAGCTGCAGTCCGTTGCCGCAAGCCGAGACGTGTCTTGCGTCCAATCCTGGGCACCTCCGCATAGGCAGCTTCCGAACTGACCTGCCAGGCATCCACCACCTCGTCCCACTCGTCGAACAGGAATTCAGCCGTCATACAGCTTTCGGGATCAGCATCGAGCGCTGCCTTGATGGCTGCTTGTACTTGGCTCGCTGTTGCTAGGTTCGGTTGACCAAAGGCACGTGAGAAAAGCTCATAGGCTGCCTGATCGAGCGCTCGCACTGTAACTCTGGATCTGACCGCGATCTCCGCTTCGGTCAGGATGTGCAGCTTGCCTTCCAAGGCCGTTGCCAGAGACTTGGAGAAAGTTGTCAGCAGGACGTGCGCGCCTTCATCCTCTCGGGCCAGATGGACAGCCCGGTGCAACGCCACAATCGTCTTGCCGGTGCCTGCCGAACCCGCCACGCGCGCCGGGCCTGACCATTTCCGTTCCACCAGCGCCCGTTGTGCCGGATGTAGGAAAACCGCCCATTTTTCGAATGGCTGATCGAGCGCGGCCCGCAGTTCCTCGATGTTGTCGACAGTTCGAAATCGGCGTTGGGCATCCGGGTGGGTGAACGGATCGGCATCGACAGCCTTCACCGCAATATGGTCCTCCAATCGCCCGCCGGTGGCGTAATCTGTGAGGGCTTCCGCGGCTTCGGCGGGTAGCTTTGCATAAAGCTGCACCACGTCGTCGAGCTTTGTTTCCCTGACTAGCTTCAGCCAGTCCCGCGGCACACCGACATCGAGCATCTGGTCGTCGGTCAGAGCAGAGAACGGGTAGCTTGCAGGTGCCGGCTTCGTCTTCGTCTCGATCGGCAGCGCAGCCGAAATGGTCGGCACAACAGGCGCAGCATCGACGACGATCGGCATTTCGACAAACTGCATCGCGCCGGTGCGTTCATGGGCCACGACACGTTTTCGTTCTGCCCACCAATATGCGGCGTCATGATGATCAACGTACGCCAGCAGTGTCGTCTCACCCTCCTTGTAGAGAATGATGCGCAGGTCACCGCTGACGCGCACCGACCAAAACCCAGGCGCCTTTTCTATCCGGTGCATCTGAAGGCCATTGCCGCGAGGATCGAGCTGCAGATCGAACGCTGCCAGTTTGGCCTGCTTCTGTTCGGGCGCCGCCAGACGCCCAAGCGCGTCGGTGAACGTAGAGGCGTAGAGCAAGGTCATGTTTTCACGTCATCGTCTTCGTACTTGCCGACCACCCAGATGAAGCTTTGGATGTCGATATTGTCTCTTGCCTCCAGCGAGCTGATCGCAGCGCGCGTCGCGCCGACGAGGTCAAGCAGGCTTTCATAGGTTTGAGCGTTGATCTCGGCCTTGTAGTCATCGTGAAAATGGTGGCCAACGCGCTCCGAAAAGTCGACCGTCACGAGTGGTTTCAAGAACATGTGCTGCTGGAAATCCCAAAGATTAGGGAAATACGTCGCCATCGGCCATGAAATCCGGCCATGCGGCTGAACGGCCTTGTCCATGCCACGGCCACCATCTGCAAAATCCCCAAATGCGAAGCGGGCAGCAGACCGCAGGAAGGCGCCGCCATTCGAGCCGTTCAGCACATCTTTCAGGCGCATGGATTCGAACTGGGAGAGGAGGTTGATCCAGCAGCGTGCATGGGCGACGCGCTGAGCATCGTCATCGCTGGCATTCATAGCGGCATCGAGCGGCAATACCTTTGCCAATGCCAGTGCTGCATCCACCTTATAGGTTCGCTCCATTGCGACATTCGTGTTGCCGCGGAGACCGTCCGGCATAAAATCGCAGAAGCGCCTCATGGCGCCGTCGAAGCCGACATAATGAGGATGCAATTTGCCGGCCTCGTTGCGCAGCCGGGCAATCAATCGTTGTTCGTTGTTGTCGTGAAACACCTAGGAACGCTTGCCGGCAAGGATCACGACGCCGGCAAATCCATACTGCTTGTCGGGCTGCCATCGAATCGTCGCGTTACCTTGCGGGATTTCTCTACTCACCATTCCACACCCCCAGAACCGTCATCAGCCGCCATATCCGCTTCAGGCTCGCTCGTGCATTTGGATCACCATCGCCGCCAAGCGATCGGCGGAATGGCCCGGAAGGTGCGTCTGAAAGCTTTCGGCCAAAGCCGCATAATACCAGAGCGTGCCGTCCTTCTCGCCGGTGAACCGGTCCCACACACTCGGCCCGGTGCTGGCCAGATCGGCAAGGATCGCGCCGATATTGTGCGTCTTGTCGGCCAACGAGACGAGCAGCGATGCCGGCGGCTTGTGTGCCAAGCTGGCAATATAGGCCTCCTTGCGCGCCCGCCACGGCGGTTTCGGTTCCGTGTCGGAATCGGTGCAATGATCTACGATGTCGGCAACCCGATCGCCATAGCGCGCGCGGATGTCGGCCAGCCGTTCCGGCCCTCCCTGGTCTTCCACTGCGTCGTGGAGCAGCGCTGCGATAGCCTGGTCCTCATCGGCACCGGCTTCCAGTGCGAGCGACGCCACACCAAGTAGGTGCGAGACATAGGGAATGCCTGAACCCTTGCGAATTTGCTCTCGGTGAATGCGGCTGGCGTAGGCGAGGGCGTCGTCAAATCGGTCGGTCAGCATTGTTCGGCCCCATGTTGTTCGATCAGCGCGTCAGACGCGCACTATAAATGCACGATGTCGACATTGCCCCAATGTCCCCGCAGATACTCCGCGACCAGCCGGCGATGGCAGTTGTGCGGCTTGTCCTCGCTGCACAGCAGGCATGCGCCATCGAGCATTGCCGGATCGAGCTTCTCGATCTTGCGCGACTCCATCAGGCCGAGAAACTCCCGCTCATAGGCGCTCCAATCGCCCTTTTCCTTCTTATAGCGGTCGAGCATTTCCTGCGTCGGTGCCAGCTGCGGCAAATGGCGATAATCCATCGCCGCCAATTCCTTGGAAAACCATTTCAGATCGTCGCGTTTTGCAAAGCCAGCGAGTTGCGAGACGTTGTTCAAGCGTACGTCCGCCAGCAGCCGCGCCTTGCTGCGGCGCAGCCGGTCGAAGAAATGCTGGGCGGTCGATTTGGTGAAACCGATGGTGAAAATCTTCATTCGGCTGCTGACACCTCGTCTGGTCGCTCGTAGGCGATCTTGTCCGCTTGCATCTTATAGGCGCGGTCCGTCAGCTCGGCGGGCGATGCGAACAGGTCATGCTCGTCGATGCGCAATTCTTTCATCAACCGGGACATGGCCGTAGCATGGTCTTCGATCGCGCCATCGGGGCCGATGTGCTTCACCCCTACGCCAGCATCGACCAGAGAACGCGAAACCAGGATGGTGCGATGGCACGTCACCGGGTCCTTTTCGGCACACATCAGCGCGATGCGATGGCCCGCCGCCCCCTTCAACACGCGTTCGATACCGGTCTTGAACAACGCACTTTCGGCTAGCCGCTCGTAGCTGACTTGGCCGTCGACGTAATGCCGTGGATCGTCCGACCGAGCGCCGAGCTCCTTCCCGAGAAACGCATAGGAAATGCCGGCGCGCTTCAGCGCTTCCTTCAACGGCTCGCGATTGAACTGCGGGTTGAAGCGGCTGTAGGGCGATGACCGCACATCTCCGATGGCAGTCACACCCGCGGATTGCAGCAGGTGAAGGAACACTTCTTCCGAGTGGGTCGAATGCCCGACTGTGAAAACGTCCGTCATCCAAGGCGCTCCGGCGTGATGATGCCTGCCACCAGCTTATACACGAACCGCTCCGCTTGTCCCTCCGGCGCCCATGCTTCGGCAACGGAACAACAAAGAAGTCCATGCCCGATTTCCCGTCGTTCACCGACACGCAGGTTGAAGGCGGGGTCTGTTGCACGCAGACAATAGCCAACCCCGTTGTAGGTAAAGCTGGCGCGGGTCCTTGGCTTTGCAACGCCGCCCCACCCCTCATCGCTACCTACCAGCGTGCAATCCTGCACTTCGATCAGCAGAAGTGAATGGTCAAACCCGTTGGCTACCGCTTCAGACATCTCGTCGAAAAGGCCATTTCTAGTCGATAGCCTATTTTCCCAAAGCGTCGCCGGCGCGTCCAGACATTGGCGGGCCTCAATAAACGATACTGTCCCCAATCTCGCCCAACGCCCGGTCTTAAGTCGGTTCTCGGTCTGACACCCGATCGGGAAGGACCGCCCAACCGGCACGCTCAGGACATCTCCAACCTTTGCCGGATCGCCGGGCCCAACAACACGATCATACGCCGTGATCGCGTGATGGGCCTCGCTGGTCAGCGGGCGTACCCATTGCTCTGTATCGATATCCTTGCCCGCGTAGCAGAACCCGCCAGGGCGAGCCGACGCCGCGAGGCAGACCATTCGTATGTTGGTCATGCGCCGGGTTCACGCTCAAATCGGGGCGGAAGCGGGAAGAAGCGATCGCCTAGCGTTGGACCCGCGGCTGTCCAGTATGATCTCAGCGGCAGTTGTTCCATTTGATCTCCCGATGGCTCCATATGGTCTTGCATGACGAGAGGAAGGCGCCCGACCTCGTCTTCCAGCACTCCCAGCAACTCGGCCAGCCAGCCAGCATAGGCCCAATCCCGCCCCCTGCACCGCGCCGAGATCTCTGGGAAGCGCACAATGAACTTCTCTGCCAACTGCCGGGCCGTGTCATTCTTGGCGTCGGTCCAGTGGAAATACTCGTTTTCCGATGCCGAATAATACTGGATGCTGGGCTCGGCCTCCCCCGGGATGAACGCCGGGTTGATCCGCGAAAACGCTCCGGCCGGTGCAATCCATACCCGGTACGACAGGTGCATGTTCGGCATGAACCGCGCCCACTGATAGCCCATGCGGTGCATTTCGCTGACCATGCGGATGACGCGCAATGATCGCCGAATCTGCGAGATCGGCCCCTTCGTCACATCAAACCCCCAAAACCTTCATCACTTCATCCCCCAGGTGGTTGATGACCTTCACGGCCACCCGGCCAGAGTCCGGGCGTGGGAAGGGGCGGCTGCGGGTGCGTTTCAGGCTGGCCCAGGCGTCTTCGTCGATCTCGGCTTTCAACGTCGTCTTCAGCGCCTTGTAGGGGTCGTTGGCGCCGGGGAAATAGGCGTGGCGAACGAAGAAGCTTTCGTAGTTGTAGTCGGTGTCGATGAACCAGACGGCGATTTCGTCGGCGCTGGTGCTTTCGATGGCGCCGGCCTTGTACATGTCGATGCCGGCGACTTCGATGCTGACCATGCCATCACCTTCGTCATGCACCTTGATGTCGGGTTCGCCGAACACGGTGAACAGGTTGCCGGCACCGGTGTCGGCGAGTTCGGGCATGTGGAGATCGGGGTTGATGCGCGCCTTGAGCACGGTCAGCGCGCCCATCTTTTCAAACTCCCCGGCATGGGCGTCGAAGTTGAAGGCAACGGCGACCATCAGCTCGAAACCCGCCTCGGCAGCCTCGCGCGCCGCGGCAGTAAGGGCAGGGCGGGAGACGGTGCCATATTCGGGGCCGATCAGGATGGCTGCGCGCTTTTGTGCGCCGGCATTGTCGGTGAACTGCCCTTCGGCGCAGATATGGTCGCCGGGCCAGCCCTTCAGTGCGTCGAACTTGATGCGGTCTTCCTTGTGCGGCTGTTGCACCCCGGCCTTCTTCAGCGCCGACAGGATGGTTTCGGTGAAGTCCAGGCTTTCGCGTGTGGCACCGGCCGGGGCGCGGCCTTCGGCGGCCTCCATCTGGTCGAACAGGCTGTCATCGATATCGACAGCGGGGACGCGGTGGGGGGACAGGCTCTCGACCGTGAAGGGACCCGCAACGCGGACGCGGCCCTTGTCGTCATAGGGTTGGTCATAGAGATATTCGGTTTCAGCCTTCGCGGCGATGGATGCGTCAATTTCCTTCTGGCGACTGATGCGTGCCATGTTCCAATACCGCATCAGGTTTTTGAGCTTGATCCGGTTCTCATACTCGAAGCCCCGGTCCTCGATTGGGACTTGCTCGAGCAAGCTTCGAACGGCAGCGACATTCAGCTTCACCATGCTGTCGGCATATTCGGCTTGGAATTTGTCAGTTTCGATCATCCAGATCGGCAGAGGGCTGGCCCATTCTCCCTGAATGTCCGCGTGCATAGAATCGAACATTGGCTGCCACTTGTCCCAGATCGTATTGATCTCGGCATTGTTGGCGATGGATTTCAGCGTGATGTGCGGCACGCGTTTATAGACAAAGCCCTGGCGGACGCGGCCATGGGTGGCCGTGTCGCGCGGCACCGACCGTGTGATCTCGGCCTCCTTCATCTGGCCTTCGCGGCTGTCGGCAAGCAGATACCATGGGTAACGCGCGCCCATGATCCGTGACCGGGCCAGTGCCAGCGCCACCCGGCTGGTATCGATCGTGATCCAGCGCCGGCCCCATTGCTCGGCGACATAGGCGGTGGTGCCGGAACCGCAGGTCGGGTCAAGGACGAGGTCGCCGGGATCGGTGGTCATCTGGATGCAGCGCTCGATAATCTTTGTTCCGGTTTGAACGACATAAGTCTTGTCAGCGCCAAGCGACCATCCTGTGTCTTGCCAGAAATTTGCGATGGGTATGACCGGGTAGTCATCAGCATAGCGAACGTAACTAAGCGTCTTTCCGGTGGCTTCGACTCGACCTGCTTTGATGAGCACCGGCATGGATGATTGTTGGGTTTTCCAGTATCCGGTCGTCGGTTGTATGATCGTACCTTCGAATTCAACAGGGTAGCGCGTGCCCGGGCTCTGGCTGGTCAAAATCTGGTGTCGATAAGGCACGCTTCCAGCAGGCAAACCTAGCGGATCATCACGTTCTGTTTTGCTGAGATTTCGCCGGCTGCCGTCCGCCAGCCTAACCTTGGTGTAGGCGCCTTCCATAGCTTCGGCGACTGATCGGACATAAACGAGCTGCCGATACTTGATTGATGCGGCATTCTTGGAAAACCAAATTACATAATCCGATACTGAAGCGAGTAGGTTGTCTGTTTGGCCACTCGTCTTGATGAACGTGATCAGCGAAACGAAGTTCTCGTCACCGAAGACTTCATCCATCAATGCTCGTACTCGGTGCACATTCTCATCGCCGATCTGGACGAAGATCGAACCGCTTTCGGTCAGCAGGTCACGTGCCACCGTCAGCCGGTCACGCAAATAAGTCAGATAACTGTGGATGCCATCGCGCCAGGTGTCACGGAATGCCTTCACCTGCTCGGGCTCGCGGGTGAGGTGATCGGCCTTGCCGTCCTTCACGTCGCGGCTGGTCGTCGACCATTGGAAATTGCTGTTGAACTTGATGCCATAGGGCGGATCGATATAGATGCACTGGACCTGGCCCTTCAGCCCTTCGCGCTCCGCCAGGCTCGCCATCACCTGCAGGCCATCGCCCAAAATCATTCGGTTCGACCAATGCTGGTCATGGGCGTAGAATTCGGTCTTCGCCTCCGCCGCGATGCCGTTGAAATCGGCAAACAGATCGGGCGCATCCGCCGGCGCCGCGGCGCGGGTGGATGCGCGCTTCAGATCCTCGATGATCGCCTTGGGGTGGATCTTTTCCTGAATATACAGCGGCGGCGCATTGACGACGAGATCGGACCAATCGGCGACATCCTTCCCCCGCCACACCAGTTGCGGATCAAGATCGGGATTGCGCCGTTCATAGGCAACCTGAATTGGCCGCTTGGTTGCAGCATCGACAAACGGCTCCAGCTCCGCCGTGGGGGCGTTCTTGCGGGTTGCCTCGCCATGGGTGAGCGTGTCGACGCGGAGAGGGGGCTTGGCCATGTTCAGGCTTTCTGCTTGGCTGCTATGGCTTGAATGCGACTATGGCTTCGGCGAGGCGACAGGCGATATCGCGCCTTCCGCCGGCCGCATTTCGAAGATGCCCTTGTCGGGGTTGGTTATCGATGATTCCGTGGCGATGTAGGTGCGGATGCCGCGGAAGATATCCTGTGGCCAACTACGCGCGGTGGCATCGCCCCAGAAGCCGACATCCTTCGAACCTTGCGACACGACCGAGAACTGATAGCCGCCTGGCTTTGCCTCGAAATAGACGCCGGCAACGACGTTCCAGTCATACAACGTCATGCCCCGAGAACCGACGACCGACCCTTCGGCTTCGCTGCCGCGCTTGATGACAAAGCTTGCCGCCGCCAAGCCTTCCTTCGCTGCCAGGAACGCTGTTTGCCGGTCGATTCCCCGCACGAACATGGTGTCCTGATAACGCGACCAGCCGGTTTTGCCGACCACACCCGGTTGTGCCGAAGCGTCTGCCGCGGTCTTGGGCAGGCTACCCGTGGAGGCACAGCCAGCGAGTGCCAGCGCAAAAGCGGCCATCGCTGTCAAAGGCAGCCCTTCGAAGCTGATAGTACGCGTTGTCATCGGTTGTGCTCCATTGCCTGCATGGCGAAAAGGTTGGGATAACGATCACGCAACCACGGCAGCCAATCGGCCTCTGGCCAACCGGCGAGAGGTGCAAAGGCAGCTTCTGTGGTGATGGAGCGGAAGCGATCTGACAGTTGAGGGTCGAGCAGATTGCGAAATGCTTCGAACAGGTTGCTGCCTTCGCAGTCCTGAAACGCTGCTCCATTCACCCGCTTGAGGGCATCATTACCGCCCGGAGAAATGTGCAGCACTGTCGCACGATCGAAACCACTGAACGGGTCATTCTCGGCATGATAGGCGAGCATTTGCTGCCGAAGGAGTTGATACCACGGGTTGAGGTAGAAATCCTGCAGCTTCAGTGAGGTGTCGCTCCGGATCGGGCCGTGTGGCCGTTTCCAGATGTTCGAATAGCGCTTGTCCCGTGTCGGATCGCCGGCGATGTCTTTGGCAGTGCGCGTCGAGCCATACTTTTCGATGTACTTCCACTCGATCAGCAGCAGGTGGTGTTCGCCGTTGTAGTCGAATTGCAAGGCTGCATCGACCGAGGTTGAGTTGGAACCGCGGGGCCTGATGCCCTTCTTGTTTGCCTCGTTCAGATAGTCGGTCGGTGGAAACCATTCGAATGCCAGGCTCCAATCGGTGCCCGAACGAGTTTCGATAGGCACCACTTTCGCGCCCTGCAGCCCCAGGACGTGATCAACCCAAAGTGACAGCATGTCCGGCTTGTCAGCCATCGGCAGCAAGAAGTTGACGCAGCAGGCCTGGGACGAACAACCGTGACTGGCATAAGTGTGCCAGTGGATTTCGTGTTCCGGTTCGGGATGATTGAATAAATCTCGGGCTTTTTCGCGGATTGGTTCAGCGAGATTCCAATGAGCATAATCAGGCAGGAACTGAAAGGCCCGGTCGTGAAAGCCTGTAAGCCCCTCGAAGCATGGGCGCTTCAGATACTCAAGCTGGTGGGCCTGTTCAGTTTGTTGGAACGCAGACATCACGCGGCATCGTCCATCGACTCTTCCTCGTCCATCGTCACGTCTTCATCGGCGACGGCACCTTCGGCAAGTGCCTCCTGAATGACGTCCTTGCCCTGGGCACCGCCAGCAAGGCTTGCCAAGGCGGATTTCCGGGCCGCGTAAAAGCCGGCGAAGTCATCGGCTCGCAGCAGTTCAGGGTCGATCAGATGTGAGCGCAGGATATCGTCGAGCATGGCGCCCGGCGCTGCGGCACTATCGGATTTGGCGAGCTTGGCTTCAATCTTGGCGAGATAGATGCTGGGCGCGTCGCCGCCGATGATCCGGTTGGTATCGGCGGACAGGGCGGTCTTGTTGATGATGCTATTATAGATGCCGGGTTTGATCCCGTTCGCTTCGCACCATTTGCGGGGGAAGATATGGTGAATGTCGAGTGCGTCGGAGTAGACCGTCATCACCTCAACGCCCTTTCCAGTGAGGAAGTCACGGCAGCCCGATCGCATCAGGAGCGCGTGGAAGCCTTTGTAGGCTGCTGAAAGTCGCATCCGCAGTGTATCGAGACGGTCAACCTGGAAGAAGGTGTCGGCCATGGTGCGGGGTATCGGACCGCCGTTCATCCATGCGAGCAGATCGGGAACATCGCGCGCGATCTTGGTTTCCGTTGCCGACCCGTAAAACTCCCCCAGCACGCCTGACCAGTACCAGCGTTCCAGTTTGCCGGATGTTGCCGCGTTCCGAGATGCCTTGGGTAGCAGTGCAAAGAATGCAGCCATTGCCACGAGCTGTGTGGGGTAGGGCAGATCTCGGCCCCATAGTATCTTCTGCTCGTTCAGGAACCGGGCAGCTTCCGAAAAACCGGCCTCGATGAATGGGGCATGCCGGACATAGGCGTCTTTCGGCAAGGCGAGCAGCGCCTCGCGGGAGCAGTTGATCGGGGGCAGCTCCTTGCCTGTCTTGCCATCGGCCTCGGCCGCGAGCCGCTTCTCGCGGGTGTGCAAGATGGTGCAGGCCTGGAGAAAGTCAGTGCTGGCGAGGTCGGAGAATACCCCCTTGGGAGGCTGCTTGGCGCGCAATCTGCCAAGGCGCCCGTGAACACCTTTGGTGCCAGCCCAATCCTCCCGGAGATCGAAACCTGAGGCCGCGTAGATTGCCGTCACGAGCTCGAAGGCGTCGAGTTTCTTTCCTCCGACGTTGACCTTTTCAAACACAGTGCAGACGGCTTCGCGGCTATTATCCTTCGAAAGCCTGATCACGGGCATTTGATAATTCTGGATGCGCTTCAGCACAGCATCCTGAAACTGGAGCAAATCTGCCATGCGGTCATGCCCGGCGGTGTTCCAGTACCCTACACACCCAAAGATCCAAGTTGTTGGCTCCAAGGCCTGGTTGAGCGGGAACATCAGCCGCTGATATTCTTGCTCGACAGTCGACAAATCGAGGTCGCCGACCTTGCCGAAACTCGTCTTGGCAATGCGGTCCGCTGGCACCGTCTGGATCGCGTCCTCAAAGTTTGCATGCACATCGAGCGCCATCTCGATGTCGATGTAAAAGAAGCGATCGACGAGGGAGGCCTTCGGCGTGCGCACTCGGGCCGGCTGCTTTGACAGCACTGTCTTGAATAGTGACGTCATTCGTTGCTGCCCATCGAGCAGCAAGGTTTCGGGTTCAACGCCCTCGACGCTGGTTCCTTCAATTCCGCGAGGCTTGAATTCGACGCTTCCGCCGCGATCAAGGGTGAGCAGTGCACCAACAGGGAAACCCTTGGCGATGCTGGCCAGAAGGCTTCGTACGTCATCCTCGTTCCAGACATAATCGCGCTGAAAATCAGGGAGTTGGATCTTACCCGCTTCGATGTAGCTGAGCAGATCCTTGAGGCTCGTTTTCGTGGTATCGAAGCTCATGCGCTTTTCCCTTGGATCGTTTTGTCGAGCCAAGCTTGCACCAAGGTCTCGAACTCGCTCTGGATCGTCCAGACGTTGGTGAACTCGGCGAAGGCCCAGCGGCCATGGGTGCCGATGTTGTTCACGCCCGGCACCCAATAGGTGTCCATGGTCGTGGCCTTGTCCTTGGCGTCCTCGCCGCGGTAGCCCTTGGTCTCGACGATCAGGTTAAGCGGGTCGGGCTTGCCGTCGTCGACCTTGACGATGAAGTCCGGACGATAGCGGCGCACCTGCGCGCCCATGCGATAGGGGACTTCAAAGCCAAGGTTGTGGTTTTTCACATAGGCCAGCACCTTTGGGTGCTTTTCGGCGACGCGGCAGAACTCCGCCTCCCAATCGCTGTCGAGGACGCAATAGTTGATGTGGCATTTGTTCGGATCGGTCTGATACCGCGCCTTCGAGGTATTGAAGCCGACATGGCGAGTGGAGCCTGTGCGATTGTAGGCATCGAGGATGGCCTTCACCGCGCCGGTGTCGCTGTTGCCTAGCGTGATGGCATCGATGATGCGCTGCGCCGCGATCTGGCTGATGTCGTGGTAAAGCACTTGGGCCGGGAAATTGCCGTCCGCGCATTTCAGATGCTCGTCCATCCAGCGGCGAACGATCGACTTCAATGGCATGAACAAGTGCCGCTTGGGCTGCCCGCCATCATCGGCGTAATAGCGCTTCAGAATGCGTTCGGTGAGCTCGAACAGGACAGATGAGGCACGCATGTCGGCAAGGTGCTTGAGTGTCAGATCGACGCCCTCACCGATCAGACCCTGGTTGCGGGTTTCTGACGGGCCGACGAGATCGGGGGTGAGTTCCAGTGTGCTGTTGGCGGTGAACTTTGCCTCCAGCCGCTCCTGCG
This is a stretch of genomic DNA from Polymorphobacter fuscus. It encodes these proteins:
- a CDS encoding site-specific DNA-methyltransferase is translated as MAKPPLRVDTLTHGEATRKNAPTAELEPFVDAATKRPIQVAYERRNPDLDPQLVWRGKDVADWSDLVVNAPPLYIQEKIHPKAIIEDLKRASTRAAAPADAPDLFADFNGIAAEAKTEFYAHDQHWSNRMILGDGLQVMASLAEREGLKGQVQCIYIDPPYGIKFNSNFQWSTTSRDVKDGKADHLTREPEQVKAFRDTWRDGIHSYLTYLRDRLTVARDLLTESGSIFVQIGDENVHRVRALMDEVFGDENFVSLITFIKTSGQTDNLLASVSDYVIWFSKNAASIKYRQLVYVRSVAEAMEGAYTKVRLADGSRRNLSKTERDDPLGLPAGSVPYRHQILTSQSPGTRYPVEFEGTIIQPTTGYWKTQQSSMPVLIKAGRVEATGKTLSYVRYADDYPVIPIANFWQDTGWSLGADKTYVVQTGTKIIERCIQMTTDPGDLVLDPTCGSGTTAYVAEQWGRRWITIDTSRVALALARSRIMGARYPWYLLADSREGQMKEAEITRSVPRDTATHGRVRQGFVYKRVPHITLKSIANNAEINTIWDKWQPMFDSMHADIQGEWASPLPIWMIETDKFQAEYADSMVKLNVAAVRSLLEQVPIEDRGFEYENRIKLKNLMRYWNMARISRQKEIDASIAAKAETEYLYDQPYDDKGRVRVAGPFTVESLSPHRVPAVDIDDSLFDQMEAAEGRAPAGATRESLDFTETILSALKKAGVQQPHKEDRIKFDALKGWPGDHICAEGQFTDNAGAQKRAAILIGPEYGTVSRPALTAAAREAAEAGFELMVAVAFNFDAHAGEFEKMGALTVLKARINPDLHMPELADTGAGNLFTVFGEPDIKVHDEGDGMVSIEVAGIDMYKAGAIESTSADEIAVWFIDTDYNYESFFVRHAYFPGANDPYKALKTTLKAEIDEDAWASLKRTRSRPFPRPDSGRVAVKVINHLGDEVMKVLGV
- a CDS encoding GmrSD restriction endonuclease domain-containing protein; the protein is MSFDTTKTSLKDLLSYIEAGKIQLPDFQRDYVWNEDDVRSLLASIAKGFPVGALLTLDRGGSVEFKPRGIEGTSVEGVEPETLLLDGQQRMTSLFKTVLSKQPARVRTPKASLVDRFFYIDIEMALDVHANFEDAIQTVPADRIAKTSFGKVGDLDLSTVEQEYQRLMFPLNQALEPTTWIFGCVGYWNTAGHDRMADLLQFQDAVLKRIQNYQMPVIRLSKDNSREAVCTVFEKVNVGGKKLDAFELVTAIYAASGFDLREDWAGTKGVHGRLGRLRAKQPPKGVFSDLASTDFLQACTILHTREKRLAAEADGKTGKELPPINCSREALLALPKDAYVRHAPFIEAGFSEAARFLNEQKILWGRDLPYPTQLVAMAAFFALLPKASRNAATSGKLERWYWSGVLGEFYGSATETKIARDVPDLLAWMNGGPIPRTMADTFFQVDRLDTLRMRLSAAYKGFHALLMRSGCRDFLTGKGVEVMTVYSDALDIHHIFPRKWCEANGIKPGIYNSIINKTALSADTNRIIGGDAPSIYLAKIEAKLAKSDSAAAPGAMLDDILRSHLIDPELLRADDFAGFYAARKSALASLAGGAQGKDVIQEALAEGAVADEDVTMDEEESMDDAA
- a CDS encoding PGN_0703 family putative restriction endonuclease: MSAFQQTEQAHQLEYLKRPCFEGLTGFHDRAFQFLPDYAHWNLAEPIREKARDLFNHPEPEHEIHWHTYASHGCSSQACCVNFLLPMADKPDMLSLWVDHVLGLQGAKVVPIETRSGTDWSLAFEWFPPTDYLNEANKKGIRPRGSNSTSVDAALQFDYNGEHHLLLIEWKYIEKYGSTRTAKDIAGDPTRDKRYSNIWKRPHGPIRSDTSLKLQDFYLNPWYQLLRQQMLAYHAENDPFSGFDRATVLHISPGGNDALKRVNGAAFQDCEGSNLFEAFRNLLDPQLSDRFRSITTEAAFAPLAGWPEADWLPWLRDRYPNLFAMQAMEHNR